The Methanocella arvoryzae MRE50 genome includes a region encoding these proteins:
- a CDS encoding YdeI/OmpD-associated family protein, whose amino-acid sequence MAGQEFEAILVKDDDSGGAGVKIPFDVQQAFGRKGQVKVRCTIDGVEYRGSIHPYGGVYYLGVVKKIREAIGKEPGDSVHITMDVDDAPRVVDMPEDLARALSGCEMARSAFEKLSYTHKREYIEWITEAKKEETRARRIAKTIEKLNGSAATVSSGK is encoded by the coding sequence ATGGCGGGGCAGGAATTCGAGGCAATTCTGGTCAAGGACGACGACAGCGGCGGAGCAGGAGTAAAGATACCCTTCGACGTGCAGCAGGCGTTCGGCCGAAAAGGCCAGGTGAAAGTGCGCTGTACCATAGACGGCGTCGAGTACAGGGGGTCAATCCACCCCTATGGAGGCGTCTATTACCTGGGCGTGGTGAAGAAGATCCGGGAGGCCATCGGCAAGGAGCCCGGGGATAGCGTGCACATAACCATGGACGTGGACGACGCGCCGAGAGTCGTAGACATGCCGGAAGACCTTGCCCGGGCATTGTCAGGCTGCGAGATGGCACGTTCGGCCTTCGAGAAGCTGTCCTATACCCATAAAAGGGAGTACATAGAGTGGATCACGGAGGCGAAGAAAGAGGAGACCAGAGCCCGGCGCATAGCGAAGACCATAGAGAAGCTGAACGGTAGCGCGGCTACTGTTAGTAGCGGTAAGTAG
- a CDS encoding ABC transporter substrate-binding protein: MMKRITIVAILIALIVAMSGCTTPSPGPSAPASPTATPAAGSAFPVTITDAFGKTTTLDKAPERIVSLSAANTEVLFALGLGSKIVGTDDYSEYPPEAKNITHVSGYSGVSYEKIIAVNPDVIFVEDIVGEEAVTSLKDKGFKVIEVKNNNMSAIVETIELMGRATGTESNAAALIDDINARMDAINSKTADLDESQKPTVLLVASYLTGESIYVYGANTYGDDMIRLTGGINAAGDVTEYKVMSTEAIIAADPDFIIIPVDGVMTTQSSFDNFRYGNESWMQGLSAVKNGNVIQADGNVMMRPGPRMPDAALDIARAIHPELFP; this comes from the coding sequence ATGATGAAGCGCATTACAATCGTAGCGATACTGATAGCACTGATCGTAGCTATGAGCGGCTGCACTACGCCGTCGCCCGGCCCTTCGGCCCCGGCGAGCCCTACCGCCACTCCGGCCGCCGGATCGGCTTTCCCCGTGACGATCACCGACGCCTTTGGCAAGACCACGACCCTTGATAAGGCTCCGGAGCGTATTGTGTCGCTCTCCGCCGCCAACACAGAGGTCCTCTTCGCCCTCGGGCTGGGGAGCAAGATCGTGGGAACCGACGACTACAGCGAGTACCCGCCCGAGGCGAAGAACATTACTCACGTCAGCGGGTATAGCGGCGTCAGCTACGAGAAGATCATAGCGGTTAACCCGGACGTGATCTTCGTGGAAGACATTGTGGGCGAAGAGGCTGTGACCAGCCTGAAGGATAAGGGATTCAAGGTCATTGAGGTCAAGAACAACAACATGAGCGCTATCGTGGAGACCATCGAGCTCATGGGAAGGGCCACGGGCACTGAGAGCAACGCTGCTGCGCTCATAGACGACATCAACGCCCGCATGGATGCCATCAACTCTAAGACTGCAGATCTGGACGAGAGTCAGAAGCCTACGGTGCTGCTGGTGGCAAGCTACCTGACCGGCGAGTCGATCTACGTGTACGGTGCCAACACCTACGGCGACGACATGATCAGGCTGACCGGCGGCATCAACGCAGCCGGAGACGTCACCGAGTACAAGGTCATGAGCACCGAGGCGATCATCGCGGCGGACCCGGACTTCATCATCATCCCGGTGGACGGCGTGATGACGACGCAGAGCAGCTTCGACAACTTCAGGTACGGCAACGAGTCGTGGATGCAGGGCCTGTCTGCCGTGAAGAACGGCAACGTGATCCAGGCCGACGGCAACGTGATGATGCGCCCCGGCCCGAGGATGCCGGACGCAGCCTTAGACATCGCCCGCGCGATCCACCCGGAGCTTTTCCCGTAA
- a CDS encoding rubredoxin-like domain-containing protein, producing MKWMCKVCGYIHEGEEPPEICPICGAPTEEFVQVP from the coding sequence ATGAAATGGATGTGCAAAGTCTGCGGCTACATACACGAAGGCGAGGAACCCCCCGAAATATGCCCGATATGTGGGGCGCCGACAGAAGAGTTCGTGCAGGTGCCGTAA
- a CDS encoding FprA family A-type flavoprotein, whose product MKTEIRPGIYWVGAIDWDLRDFHGYTTPKGSTYNAYLIVDEKVALVDTVKEPFKDELLARISEIVDPEKIDYLIVNHLERDHFGSFAGVMEVAKNAQVYSGTMGRKGIVDVYGERWPVTAVKTGSTLSLGKKTLRFIETPMMHWPDSMMTYVEEDKVLLSSDAFGQHVASSERFDRDASFDPVAEAKTYYANILMPFSHLIQSLLSKVPELNLQPEIIAPDHGVIWTDPGKIIEAYGRWSRFEARPRVVIAYDTMWGSTEKMAHLLAEGVMDEGGVEVKFFNIRKSTNSEIISEIQDAKAVLLGSATLNNGIFPPVGGFLYYLKGLRPQNKIAMGFGSFGWMGGAVKEITARLKETDMEVLDGLEIRYPATKAQVEQCRETGRMIARKVKGGQ is encoded by the coding sequence ATGAAGACCGAGATCAGGCCCGGTATCTACTGGGTAGGAGCCATCGACTGGGACTTGCGAGACTTCCACGGGTACACCACCCCGAAAGGCTCGACGTATAACGCTTACCTCATCGTGGACGAGAAGGTGGCGCTGGTCGACACGGTCAAGGAGCCGTTCAAAGACGAGTTGTTGGCCCGCATCAGCGAGATCGTGGACCCGGAGAAGATCGACTACCTGATCGTCAACCACCTCGAAAGGGACCACTTCGGCTCGTTCGCCGGCGTCATGGAAGTGGCGAAGAATGCGCAGGTGTACTCCGGCACCATGGGCAGGAAGGGCATCGTGGACGTCTACGGAGAGCGGTGGCCGGTGACGGCGGTGAAGACAGGCAGCACGCTATCGCTCGGCAAAAAGACGCTTCGCTTCATCGAGACCCCCATGATGCACTGGCCGGACAGCATGATGACCTACGTAGAGGAGGATAAAGTCCTGCTGTCCAGCGACGCATTCGGGCAGCACGTGGCCTCATCGGAGCGGTTCGACAGGGACGCCAGCTTCGATCCGGTGGCGGAGGCTAAGACGTACTACGCCAACATCCTCATGCCCTTCTCCCACCTGATCCAGAGCCTGCTCAGCAAAGTGCCTGAGCTCAACCTCCAGCCAGAGATCATCGCCCCCGACCACGGCGTCATCTGGACAGACCCCGGAAAGATCATCGAAGCCTACGGCCGGTGGTCGAGGTTCGAGGCCAGGCCCAGAGTGGTCATCGCCTACGATACCATGTGGGGCAGCACCGAGAAGATGGCTCACCTGCTGGCCGAAGGAGTGATGGACGAGGGCGGAGTAGAGGTGAAGTTCTTCAACATCCGCAAGTCCACGAACAGCGAGATCATCAGCGAGATCCAGGACGCTAAAGCCGTGCTACTCGGCTCCGCCACGCTGAACAACGGCATATTCCCGCCGGTCGGAGGCTTCCTGTACTACCTCAAAGGCCTCAGGCCACAGAATAAGATCGCCATGGGCTTCGGCTCCTTCGGGTGGATGGGCGGAGCCGTAAAAGAGATCACCGCCCGGCTCAAAGAGACAGACATGGAAGTCCTGGACGGGCTGGAGATCCGGTATCCTGCCACTAAAGCTCAGGTGGAACAGTGCCGGGAGACAGGCAGGATGATCGCCAGGAAAGTCAAAGGAGGCCAGTAA
- a CDS encoding 2,3-bisphosphoglycerate-independent phosphoglycerate mutase, with the protein MSDVASKILLIVLDGASDRPVNGTTPLAHAVTPNLDALAFGGINGLMDTIAPGIRPGSDTSHLAILGYDPYKYYTGRGPFEAAGVGIEVKGGDIAFRCNFATLEGGIVTDRRAGRIEDTDELAKAINEKVKVPGVEVIFKRSTGHRAALVLRGKGLSAAITDTDPKKEGLPIKECHPTDDSPEAKRTAEIVNSVSKQVLEAIDQSPVNVERRKMGLPAGNVILIRGAGEVPHIPPFPERHGLKAAVVANAGLIIGIGKMCGLEHLTVSGMESMEPVERISVKVNKALEALQTHDFVLLNIKGADEAGHDGGFERKVQFLEAVDAAFAPLKNLKDTLVIITVDHSTPVTLKDHSADPVPILMNGPGVRVDEVTRYTELTAHKGGLCRIRGMDVMNIAMDLINNTKKFGA; encoded by the coding sequence ATGTCAGACGTGGCTAGTAAAATTTTGCTCATCGTGCTGGACGGGGCGTCCGATCGTCCGGTCAACGGCACCACTCCGCTCGCTCACGCGGTCACTCCCAACCTGGACGCGCTCGCCTTCGGCGGCATCAACGGCCTCATGGACACCATCGCCCCGGGCATCCGGCCGGGGTCAGACACCTCTCACCTCGCCATCCTCGGGTACGATCCATATAAGTATTACACTGGCAGAGGCCCCTTCGAGGCCGCCGGGGTGGGCATCGAAGTCAAGGGCGGGGACATCGCTTTCAGGTGTAACTTCGCCACTCTGGAGGGCGGCATAGTCACCGATCGCAGGGCAGGCCGCATAGAGGATACCGACGAGCTGGCGAAGGCCATCAACGAGAAGGTCAAAGTGCCCGGCGTCGAGGTCATCTTCAAGCGCTCCACCGGCCACAGGGCTGCGCTGGTGCTAAGAGGAAAAGGCCTCTCCGCCGCGATCACGGACACCGACCCGAAGAAAGAAGGTCTTCCTATTAAGGAGTGCCACCCGACCGACGACTCCCCGGAGGCAAAGCGGACGGCTGAAATCGTGAACAGCGTCTCGAAGCAGGTGCTGGAAGCCATCGACCAGAGCCCGGTCAACGTCGAGCGCCGCAAAATGGGCCTGCCTGCAGGCAACGTTATCCTCATCCGGGGCGCCGGCGAAGTGCCTCACATACCGCCCTTCCCCGAGAGGCACGGCTTGAAGGCCGCAGTAGTGGCCAACGCCGGCCTGATTATCGGTATAGGCAAGATGTGCGGCCTTGAACACCTCACCGTCAGCGGCATGGAAAGCATGGAGCCGGTGGAACGGATCAGCGTAAAGGTGAATAAGGCCCTGGAGGCGCTGCAGACCCACGACTTCGTGCTGCTGAACATCAAGGGCGCGGACGAGGCCGGCCACGACGGCGGCTTCGAGAGAAAAGTCCAGTTCCTGGAAGCGGTGGATGCAGCGTTCGCCCCGCTCAAGAACCTCAAGGACACGCTGGTCATCATCACCGTCGACCACAGCACCCCCGTAACGCTGAAAGATCACTCCGCAGACCCGGTGCCCATCCTGATGAACGGCCCCGGGGTCAGAGTCGACGAAGTGACGAGGTACACCGAGCTCACCGCCCACAAGGGCGGGCTGTGTCGCATCAGGGGCATGGACGTCATGAACATCGCCATGGACCTGATAAACAATACCAAGAAGTTCGGGGCCTGA
- a CDS encoding CPBP family intramembrane glutamic endopeptidase: MSAPTGGPFSPDNPLVAGAGKSRKPPHIITLLLLPLVIVIAFSLIGGMILNAVLPENIAGSSLALALVVQNLDYVIPFGLMIVALAAWVLLREKRPLSTLGLGRRGAAWKYALGMACGIALYLVCMALLIAAGAVRVEQALEFGPLVALLVIWGMAGFVVQGAAEEIIFRGWQLPALASKYGIPVAVGLSALTFTALHLIADVDSLLVFPFLFVFAVLLSLYALSDRCIWGVCGFHAAWNWMDTNPFGIAGQGTTFSTSLFSYTVTGDLYYAINIAVLCAGIVVLLAMLAARARNSGSEPLPGERVKENA; encoded by the coding sequence ATGTCTGCGCCGACCGGGGGCCCTTTCAGCCCCGATAATCCCCTGGTGGCAGGAGCCGGCAAATCCCGGAAGCCGCCACACATAATTACTCTGCTGTTGCTGCCGCTGGTCATCGTCATCGCGTTCTCGCTGATCGGAGGCATGATCCTGAATGCAGTTCTGCCGGAGAATATAGCAGGCTCGTCTCTGGCCCTGGCGTTAGTAGTCCAGAACCTCGACTACGTCATCCCGTTCGGGCTGATGATCGTCGCGCTGGCGGCGTGGGTGCTGCTCCGGGAGAAGAGGCCGCTGTCGACGCTGGGGCTGGGCAGGAGGGGTGCTGCCTGGAAATATGCGTTGGGCATGGCCTGCGGGATAGCCCTGTACCTGGTCTGCATGGCCTTGCTGATTGCAGCCGGCGCAGTCCGGGTGGAACAGGCTCTGGAATTTGGGCCGCTCGTCGCCCTGCTGGTCATTTGGGGCATGGCGGGCTTCGTCGTCCAGGGTGCGGCAGAGGAGATCATCTTCAGGGGCTGGCAACTGCCGGCCCTGGCGTCGAAGTACGGGATACCTGTAGCTGTCGGGCTCTCTGCCCTGACCTTTACCGCGCTGCACCTGATCGCCGATGTCGACAGCCTCCTGGTCTTCCCGTTCCTGTTCGTGTTCGCCGTGCTCCTGTCACTGTACGCACTGTCTGACAGGTGTATATGGGGTGTCTGCGGCTTCCACGCCGCGTGGAACTGGATGGACACCAACCCGTTCGGCATAGCGGGACAGGGAACCACGTTCAGTACGTCACTCTTCAGCTACACGGTCACCGGCGACCTGTACTACGCAATCAACATCGCAGTCCTGTGCGCCGGAATTGTCGTCCTGCTGGCCATGCTGGCTGCCAGGGCCAGAAATTCGGGTAGCGAGCCGCTCCCGGGCGAAAGAGTCAAAGAGAACGCGTGA
- a CDS encoding mechanosensitive ion channel domain-containing protein, whose protein sequence is MISSGLKTQIQDILVSLLIIGVIASILAIPFFRPELSIYITIIALGASVALQKYIASFAAHFVIRRSSAVDVGDRIMIGHIKGDVRHIGLFHIILDEVGDDDKMGGELTGRLLHIPNLLVLDQPVRNYSKDYSTRDQLITCDYIFDEIRIPLTTDSDVTKAAQILSDLLRVENAAFARQAMETFSEDDLPNFFHDLQSGPKITIHIDEERIWINGRFVTTIKTRNDLKTKISLEFIERIRGDGSIHLK, encoded by the coding sequence ATGATCAGTTCGGGATTGAAGACTCAGATTCAGGACATCCTCGTGTCGCTCCTGATCATAGGCGTCATCGCGTCCATCCTCGCCATTCCCTTTTTCCGGCCTGAGTTGAGCATCTACATTACAATCATCGCGTTAGGGGCCTCGGTGGCGCTGCAGAAGTACATCGCCAGCTTCGCCGCCCACTTCGTCATCAGGCGGTCCAGCGCCGTCGACGTCGGCGACCGGATCATGATAGGCCACATCAAGGGCGACGTCCGGCACATCGGCCTCTTCCACATCATCCTCGACGAGGTCGGCGACGACGATAAAATGGGAGGCGAGCTCACCGGCAGGCTGCTCCACATCCCGAACCTGCTTGTCCTCGACCAGCCGGTGCGGAACTACTCCAAGGACTACTCGACCAGAGACCAGCTCATCACCTGCGACTACATCTTCGACGAGATCAGGATACCCCTGACGACCGATAGCGACGTCACGAAGGCGGCCCAGATATTAAGCGATCTGCTCAGGGTGGAAAACGCTGCCTTCGCCAGGCAGGCCATGGAAACCTTCAGTGAGGACGACCTGCCCAACTTCTTCCACGACCTGCAGAGCGGCCCTAAAATCACCATTCACATCGACGAGGAGAGGATCTGGATCAACGGCCGGTTCGTGACGACCATCAAGACCCGCAACGATCTGAAGACCAAGATCAGCCTTGAGTTTATAGAGAGGATACGGGGAGACGGCAGTATCCACCTTAAATAG
- the acs gene encoding acetate--CoA ligase alpha subunit translates to MLEKMFYPASVAVIGASQEKGKVGRDVLNNLIEEFKGAIYPINPKATEIEGIKCYKSVLDVPGSIDLAVIVIPARFVAQAVKECGEKGIKNVIIISAGFKEVGVEGARLENEVKEVAKSYGIRIVGPNCLGVLNTYSGCNASFAKKMPPRGHMSIISQSGALGTAILDWSEKTDIGFANFVSFGNKADLNEIDFMQAWKDDKETNIILAYLESITDGQRFINVAREVSREKPIVIIKSGRTSAGARAASSHTGSLAGADAAYDSAFAQCGVIRAETMDEFFDLAGGFSNQPIPKGDRVCIVTNAGGPGIIATDACERYGLKIATLSTETVDKLKTTLPPAANFYNPVDVLGDAPARLYEFALNTVLADDGVDGVIVVATPQSMTDPVGIAEVIAKAKKTTDKPILPCFVGGVVMDEGVKVLRKYKLLNYNAPERAAYTMRMLTKYNSIRNRVFEKPRQFEVDKDTVRKVIDDARKAGISVLGLEALPVLEAYGIPTLKYRIVDSADKAVATAKEFGYPVVMKIVSPQIVHKSDVGGVRVGLDSDEAVLNAYNKMMRDVKVAVPHCQISGVLIQQMAVGGKEVILGVNRDPQFGPLIMFGLGGIYVEVLKDVQFRVAPLSEHDALGMIYGIKAHQLLEGVRGEKPADIEKLVEFLQRLSQLVTDFPEILELDINPVKVYEKGTGCLALDARMTIS, encoded by the coding sequence ATGTTAGAAAAGATGTTTTACCCGGCAAGCGTTGCTGTTATCGGAGCATCGCAGGAGAAAGGTAAGGTAGGCAGAGATGTCCTCAACAACCTGATTGAGGAATTCAAGGGCGCGATCTACCCGATCAACCCCAAAGCGACGGAGATCGAGGGCATCAAGTGCTATAAAAGCGTGCTCGACGTGCCGGGCAGCATCGACCTCGCGGTCATCGTCATCCCCGCCAGGTTCGTCGCTCAGGCGGTTAAGGAGTGCGGCGAGAAGGGCATCAAGAACGTCATCATCATCTCCGCCGGCTTCAAAGAGGTCGGCGTAGAGGGTGCCCGTCTGGAGAACGAGGTCAAGGAAGTAGCCAAGAGCTACGGCATCCGCATCGTAGGTCCGAACTGCCTGGGCGTCCTCAACACGTACTCCGGGTGCAACGCCTCTTTTGCCAAGAAAATGCCGCCCCGGGGGCACATGTCTATCATTTCCCAGTCGGGCGCGCTGGGCACCGCCATCCTGGACTGGTCGGAGAAGACCGACATCGGCTTCGCCAACTTCGTGAGCTTCGGCAACAAGGCCGACCTCAACGAGATCGACTTCATGCAGGCGTGGAAGGACGACAAGGAGACCAACATCATCCTCGCATATCTCGAGAGCATTACCGACGGCCAGCGGTTCATCAACGTAGCCCGGGAGGTCTCCAGGGAGAAGCCCATCGTGATCATCAAGAGCGGCAGGACCAGCGCCGGCGCCAGGGCAGCCTCTTCGCACACGGGCAGCCTGGCCGGGGCTGACGCTGCGTACGATTCCGCATTCGCCCAGTGCGGCGTCATCAGGGCGGAGACCATGGACGAGTTCTTCGACCTCGCCGGCGGGTTCTCCAACCAGCCGATCCCCAAGGGCGACAGAGTCTGCATCGTGACTAACGCCGGCGGCCCGGGCATCATCGCCACCGACGCCTGCGAAAGGTACGGGCTGAAGATCGCCACGCTGTCCACCGAGACGGTGGACAAGCTCAAAACGACTCTGCCGCCTGCTGCCAACTTCTACAACCCGGTAGACGTGCTGGGAGACGCCCCCGCGAGGCTGTACGAGTTCGCGCTCAACACCGTGCTTGCCGACGACGGGGTCGACGGCGTCATCGTGGTCGCCACCCCGCAGTCCATGACGGACCCGGTAGGCATCGCCGAAGTCATCGCCAAGGCCAAGAAGACCACGGACAAGCCCATCTTGCCGTGCTTCGTAGGCGGCGTGGTCATGGACGAGGGCGTGAAAGTCCTCAGAAAGTACAAGCTGCTCAACTACAACGCCCCGGAGAGGGCGGCATACACTATGCGTATGCTGACGAAGTACAACAGCATCCGCAACAGGGTGTTCGAGAAGCCCCGGCAGTTCGAGGTGGACAAGGACACAGTACGCAAGGTCATCGACGACGCGAGGAAGGCAGGCATATCCGTCCTCGGCTTAGAGGCGCTCCCCGTCCTCGAGGCGTACGGCATTCCCACGCTCAAGTACCGCATTGTGGACAGCGCTGACAAGGCGGTCGCCACCGCGAAGGAGTTCGGCTACCCGGTAGTCATGAAGATCGTGTCCCCGCAGATCGTCCACAAGTCGGACGTGGGCGGCGTCAGGGTCGGCCTCGACAGCGACGAGGCGGTGCTGAACGCCTATAACAAGATGATGAGAGACGTCAAAGTGGCAGTGCCCCACTGCCAGATCAGCGGCGTCCTCATCCAGCAGATGGCGGTCGGGGGCAAGGAGGTCATCCTCGGCGTGAACAGAGACCCGCAGTTCGGCCCCCTCATCATGTTCGGCCTGGGCGGCATCTACGTCGAAGTGTTGAAGGACGTCCAGTTCAGGGTAGCCCCGCTGTCGGAGCACGACGCACTGGGCATGATCTACGGCATCAAGGCTCACCAGCTACTGGAGGGTGTCAGAGGCGAGAAGCCCGCCGACATCGAGAAGCTGGTAGAGTTCCTGCAGAGGCTGTCCCAGCTGGTCACCGACTTCCCGGAGATCCTGGAGCTGGACATCAACCCGGTCAAAGTGTACGAGAAGGGCACCGGCTGCCTGGCGCTGGACGCCAGGATGACCATCTCGTAA
- a CDS encoding endonuclease dU produces the protein MRSKPKPEIRILGIDDSPLLSDRILVVGALLRGSGWVDGVLSTCVARDGTDAGERLAAMITGSKHYGQIRIVMLNGVTFGGFNVVDLKELHRATGLPVIAVMRHLPDMASIKAALDNLPDPELRYQAILNAGPITEVQTPWRGQPVYIQCQGIETAAAAELVAATAIHSRLPEPLRLAHLIATGIVLGESSKRA, from the coding sequence TTGCGCTCTAAACCAAAGCCCGAGATCCGCATCCTCGGCATCGACGACTCGCCCCTTTTATCCGACCGCATCCTCGTAGTCGGAGCTCTGCTGCGGGGCAGCGGCTGGGTAGACGGCGTGCTCAGCACCTGCGTCGCCAGAGACGGCACGGATGCAGGCGAGCGCCTTGCGGCCATGATCACCGGAAGCAAGCACTACGGCCAGATCCGGATCGTCATGCTGAACGGCGTCACATTCGGGGGCTTCAACGTGGTCGACCTGAAAGAGCTGCACCGGGCAACGGGACTGCCTGTCATCGCAGTCATGAGACACCTGCCCGACATGGCCAGCATCAAAGCAGCGCTGGACAATCTGCCGGACCCGGAGCTAAGGTACCAGGCCATCCTGAACGCAGGGCCCATTACGGAAGTGCAGACCCCCTGGCGAGGTCAGCCCGTATACATCCAGTGCCAGGGCATCGAAACCGCCGCCGCAGCAGAACTCGTCGCAGCCACCGCCATCCACAGCCGGCTGCCAGAGCCCCTGAGACTCGCTCACCTGATAGCGACAGGCATTGTCCTCGGAGAGTCGAGTAAGCGGGCATAG
- a CDS encoding universal stress protein, whose product MYKKILVPVDDSEQSFGAVKTAGLIGSTTGASLTLLHVRKPVPEVITDMVTRDKLFELPEKEKEKALFQRCREALEEYGVKADARTVVSENVAEAIIDEASAGNYDAIVMGHRGRRHLKQLLMGSVAHGVLVESRCTTIMVHQPDRQGSRQ is encoded by the coding sequence GTGTACAAAAAAATCCTGGTCCCGGTAGACGACTCGGAGCAGAGCTTCGGCGCGGTCAAAACAGCAGGCCTGATAGGGTCGACGACAGGCGCGTCCTTGACCTTGCTGCACGTGCGGAAGCCGGTGCCGGAAGTAATCACGGACATGGTGACGAGAGACAAGCTCTTCGAGCTTCCGGAGAAAGAGAAAGAAAAGGCGCTTTTCCAGCGGTGCCGCGAGGCCCTGGAAGAGTACGGGGTGAAGGCCGATGCCAGGACCGTCGTCAGCGAGAACGTGGCGGAGGCGATCATAGACGAGGCTTCGGCCGGGAATTATGACGCTATAGTGATGGGGCACCGGGGCCGCAGGCACTTAAAACAGCTGTTGATGGGCAGCGTCGCCCATGGAGTGCTGGTGGAAAGCAGGTGCACGACGATCATGGTGCACCAGCCGGACAGACAGGGGAGCAGGCAGTAG
- a CDS encoding ferritin family protein, producing MPEFATNFSGMKADRKLTDEELKRAIRFDIAAEYEAVQLYLQLAESTDNKLAIAVLRDIAEEELEHVGEFLRLLDELAPDEKAHYEEGAREVEEMMKKLKARKK from the coding sequence ATGCCAGAGTTCGCTACTAATTTTTCGGGCATGAAAGCAGACCGGAAGCTGACCGACGAAGAGCTCAAGAGGGCGATACGCTTCGATATCGCAGCTGAATACGAGGCAGTCCAGCTTTACCTTCAGCTCGCCGAGTCTACGGATAACAAGCTGGCCATCGCGGTACTGAGAGACATAGCGGAGGAAGAGCTGGAGCACGTGGGCGAATTTCTGAGGCTGCTGGACGAGCTGGCTCCGGACGAGAAAGCGCACTACGAGGAAGGTGCCAGGGAAGTCGAGGAGATGATGAAGAAGCTCAAGGCCAGGAAAAAGTAG
- a CDS encoding XTP/dITP diphosphatase has protein sequence MQKPTLYFVTHNAGKFREAQALFREYFNLEQIDMTYPELQEDDLSKIAAYGARYCSVELDRPVIVEDSGLFIDALNGFPGPYSAYVQKTIGNKGILKLMEGVSARRAEFRSVVAYCAPGEEPTVFTGIWWGDLLTEEVGTGGFGYDPIFSYRRFPVGEMTVEQKNEVSHRRRALLEFRQWYENKLNAVR, from the coding sequence ATGCAGAAACCTACACTTTATTTTGTCACCCACAACGCCGGCAAGTTCCGGGAGGCTCAGGCTCTCTTCCGGGAGTACTTCAACCTCGAGCAGATCGACATGACCTACCCGGAGCTGCAGGAGGATGACCTCTCTAAGATAGCGGCGTACGGGGCAAGGTACTGCTCCGTAGAGCTCGACAGGCCCGTCATCGTCGAGGACTCCGGGCTGTTCATCGACGCCCTGAACGGTTTCCCGGGACCGTATTCTGCGTACGTCCAGAAAACCATCGGCAACAAGGGGATTTTAAAGCTGATGGAGGGCGTTTCTGCGAGGCGGGCTGAGTTCCGCTCAGTAGTGGCCTACTGCGCCCCCGGCGAGGAGCCTACCGTGTTCACCGGCATCTGGTGGGGCGACCTGCTGACCGAAGAAGTCGGCACCGGAGGCTTCGGGTACGATCCGATATTCTCATACAGAAGGTTCCCGGTGGGAGAGATGACGGTGGAGCAGAAGAACGAGGTCAGCCATCGGCGGAGAGCGCTGCTGGAGTTCAGGCAGTGGTACGAGAATAAGCTGAATGCGGTCAGGTAG
- a CDS encoding GNAT family N-acetyltransferase: MFQCRIDAETELRLVEEQDVQEIFELIDSSREHLRPWLPWVDLTTTSEDTAGFIRRSLEQHEKNEAIILALMYRGKIAGIVSLVTIDWENEKAEMGYWIGTQYRGKGLATRACRALVTTAFEDLGLHRVEIRVATENGRSRAIAGRPGFTQDGVLREAILLYGRYHDMVVYSMLKAEWPAALSRTRPKAP; the protein is encoded by the coding sequence ATGTTCCAGTGCAGAATCGACGCTGAAACCGAGCTCCGGCTGGTGGAAGAGCAGGATGTGCAGGAGATCTTCGAGCTGATCGACAGCAGCCGGGAACACCTCAGGCCCTGGCTCCCCTGGGTGGACCTGACGACCACCTCCGAGGACACGGCCGGGTTCATCCGCCGATCGCTGGAGCAGCACGAGAAGAACGAGGCGATCATCCTGGCCTTGATGTACAGGGGTAAGATCGCCGGCATTGTCTCGCTGGTCACCATCGACTGGGAGAACGAAAAGGCGGAAATGGGATACTGGATCGGCACACAATACAGGGGAAAAGGACTGGCGACCAGGGCATGCCGTGCCCTTGTCACGACAGCTTTCGAAGACCTCGGGCTGCACCGGGTGGAGATCCGCGTGGCGACAGAGAATGGCCGCAGCCGGGCGATCGCTGGGAGGCCGGGCTTTACTCAGGACGGGGTCCTCCGGGAGGCAATATTGCTCTACGGCCGCTACCACGACATGGTGGTTTACTCGATGCTGAAGGCCGAATGGCCGGCAGCACTGTCCCGCACCCGGCCGAAGGCGCCATGA